The segment GCTGAATCGGTTCGTGATTTCGTCTCGAGCAGGTCGGACACTCCGAACGCGGAGAATCCGAACCCACAGTCCGGTGAGACCGCTGAATCTGGCGTGGCTGAGCAGTCAACGACCGAGGCCGAAGTCAGTTCGAAATCAGATGCTGCAGACGTAGCTCGGACGCACCGCTCGGACGAACCGTCTCAGAACGAGAAAACCGACCAGGCCGAGAAAACGGACGAGGCCATCACTAGTACGAGCGAGACGACCAAAAACGCGAGTACGGACGAGCCGATTCAAAATACGGCTTCTGGCTGGACGACAGCCAGCGAGAGCGACGACATCCCATCCTCGAGTGGCGAGTTCCCCGAGTGGCCCGATTCTGCCAGACCGCCCGAAGATCGCTCGACAGCCGTCGCCGACGATGGTGAAACGACGTCCTCCGAGGCCAGTTCGAGGGCAACTTCGCCCGGGAGTGAAACGACCTCCTCCAAAACGAGTTCGACGGCGGGTTCCCAACAGAGTTCGTCGATGGGTTCCCAACAGAACTCGACGGCGGCCGTCGAAGAGGGTTCGACGGCGCCGCCCCAGGATACATCGAAAGCAGCCTCACGGGACGATATCGCCACGTCACAGAGTGGAACTGCCACGTCACAGGGTGGAACCGCCGCGACGCGGGACGACACCACCTCGTCGACGACACGGACGGAGGCGGAGTCCGAGCGAGCCGACGCCGATCCGGTCGAGAACGAAGATATCGCTCAGGCCAGCGCACGAAGCGACGTCGTCGGTTCCGACGAACTTCCGGACTCGAGCGACGAGATCGAGGAGGCGACCGCGCCGGACCACGGCCGAGTCGTGAGCGAACCGACCGGAGACCAGCCGTCGCTCGAGGAGCTCAGAGCGGAACTCAACGAGCAGTTCGAAAGCATCAAAATTCTCAAACCCGGCCAGTACGAGCTCAATCTGATGGAACTGTACAACCGCGAGGAGTACATCATCTCGTTGCAGGAAGACGGTCGGTACGTCATCGACGTTCCCGACTCTTGGCGGGACGGTACAGATGAGTAACTCCTGACGGGACGCTTCCGACGAGTAGGGTGTAACGCGCCGCCGGAGCCCACTCCACTCGAAACGAAGGGGTATACTCGGACTCGGACAGATTCGTGGATTGTCCGTGCTCTTTTACCGATCACCGACCCCTATCACCATGACAGACTCTACACTGGTGACTGACTCTACACCGGTGACCAACTCTACACAGGTGACCGACCGCTATAGGTACCTGTTCGACTCGAGAGCGACGATCGATCGCTCCCCCAGTGCAGCGGAGAAAGATGGATTTAAGCGACGTGACCGAGACGAATTCGGTATGAGTACTGCAACCAAGATCGTTCTCACGACGGTCGCCGCATCGGCGTTGCTGTCGATCCTGCTCGTCTTCCAGACAGTCTTCATCTGATGTTCGAGGAGCGTGACCTGTCGAGTCCGGTGCGAGCCGCTCGAGCGGAGTACGCACCGACGACTCTGGTTTTCGACTGCGAACAGGATTTCGAGACGCTCCCGCCGGCACAGGCTGAAGAACTCGGACTCGTCGTCGAGTCGCTCGACCCGGCGACGTATCCGCAGTCGTGGCTTCCCGACGATGCGCCCGAACTGCTCTCTCGGTACGTCGGGTCCGACTTTACGATCGGCATGCCGGGCGATGGAAGCGTCGTCTGGACGCGACAGACCGATCCCCCGGTCGTTCTCGTCAAACCTCGAGTCGAGGGCTCTCCGGACGAATTCATCGACTTCTTGCTCGCTGAGGCGTTCGTCGAGCTCTCACTCGACGTTCCGGAACACTTCATCGGGTTCTTCGAAGCACAGTACGCCGACCTCTCGAGCGTGACCCCGCGTGGACCGAACTCGACCTATCAGATCGCGGCGGCGTTGTTCGACGCCTGGACGGGTCTCCAGACGCGAGCGGAGTTCGCCGACTGGCACGCGGACCATCCCGAACTCGCCAGCGCGTGGCAGGACGCGGGCTCGAGTCTCGAAGAACGCGTCGGCGAACTTCCGCGTGCGGTCGCTCGCGGGGAGACGGACTTCGCCGATGCGACGGAGCTAGCGTGTGCCGCGATCAAACACGCGATCGAGTTACCGGCGCCGTTCGGCGCGCTCGATACGCAGGCCTACCGAGATCACGGCCCCGAGTACGGGATCCAGTGGGCCAAAAAGACCTTCGACGCGCTCGAGGACGAGTCGTAACGTTCACCGTTTTCCGACGGCGTTAGAACTTTGCAGCGCCAATCCCGGCGAGTTCGAACTCGTCCACTGGTGATTCCGACGGCGTTAGAACTCCGCAGCGACGGTTCCGTCCGCGTCGAGGTCGATCACGCCGTCGAAGCGGTCGCGAAACGCGTCGACGATTTCGTCGTCGTGGACCTCCTCGGAGAGGTGAAAGAGCCCGATCGCGTCGTACTCCGCGAGCAGTTCGAGAATCGAATCGACGGCATCGAGCGCCGCCTCGTCGTCGGCGTAGTAGGCGAGTTCCGTGACCGAGTCGATGCTGACGCGGAGTTTCCCCTCGTGTGCGTCGAGGAAGCCTTCGATGTGCTCGAGGATGCCGTCGATGTCGTCCGGTGCGCTGACGTAGTGGACCGTATCGCTCGAGCGGCGGGAGTGCCCTCGTTCGATACTCAGCGTGTCGAGTATCTCCGCGGATTCCTCGTCGACGTCGTAGTACTCGAGTTTCTGTCGGACCTCGCGGGCGGTCGTTCGAGTCGAGACGACCAGAAACTTGTCGGTGTCCGTCTTGAAAAAATCGGTATCGATTCGGTCGGTTTCGCCCGTGCTCGGATGAAGAAGTAGTACGCCGGTACCGCCCGGGACCGTCGGCGGTGTCTCATCGATGTCGAGAGTATACTCCATATTGAGGGTATCAACTTCCGGGATCGACTTAAGCG is part of the Halostagnicola kamekurae genome and harbors:
- a CDS encoding OapC/ArvC family zinc-ribbon domain-containing protein: MPHQCTNCGRTFPDGSKEMLSGCPDCGGNKFQFAPASTGTGDPAGSSQGESASTAPDDSRTPPERPTGESADSVAARAAESVRDFVSSRSDTPNAENPNPQSGETAESGVAEQSTTEAEVSSKSDAADVARTHRSDEPSQNEKTDQAEKTDEAITSTSETTKNASTDEPIQNTASGWTTASESDDIPSSSGEFPEWPDSARPPEDRSTAVADDGETTSSEASSRATSPGSETTSSKTSSTAGSQQSSSMGSQQNSTAAVEEGSTAPPQDTSKAASRDDIATSQSGTATSQGGTAATRDDTTSSTTRTEAESERADADPVENEDIAQASARSDVVGSDELPDSSDEIEEATAPDHGRVVSEPTGDQPSLEELRAELNEQFESIKILKPGQYELNLMELYNREEYIISLQEDGRYVIDVPDSWRDGTDE
- a CDS encoding DUF7089 family protein, with product MFEERDLSSPVRAARAEYAPTTLVFDCEQDFETLPPAQAEELGLVVESLDPATYPQSWLPDDAPELLSRYVGSDFTIGMPGDGSVVWTRQTDPPVVLVKPRVEGSPDEFIDFLLAEAFVELSLDVPEHFIGFFEAQYADLSSVTPRGPNSTYQIAAALFDAWTGLQTRAEFADWHADHPELASAWQDAGSSLEERVGELPRAVARGETDFADATELACAAIKHAIELPAPFGALDTQAYRDHGPEYGIQWAKKTFDALEDES
- a CDS encoding DUF7090 family protein, with the protein product MEYTLDIDETPPTVPGGTGVLLLHPSTGETDRIDTDFFKTDTDKFLVVSTRTTAREVRQKLEYYDVDEESAEILDTLSIERGHSRRSSDTVHYVSAPDDIDGILEHIEGFLDAHEGKLRVSIDSVTELAYYADDEAALDAVDSILELLAEYDAIGLFHLSEEVHDDEIVDAFRDRFDGVIDLDADGTVAAEF